Proteins encoded within one genomic window of Fuerstiella sp.:
- a CDS encoding DUF1501 domain-containing protein produces MNRNIEVTAQLNPKFALSTTGRSLSGQPLIPRDSLLNHVTRRHLLQRTGYGVGALALSELMLSGAARGETGVSLAKGAHFLPRARRMICLFQSGAPSQLDLFDHKPTLHALHGSDLPESVRQGQRLTSMSAGQAHWPLAGSRFRFRQHGESGAWLSELLPCTAAIADQLCFVKSLHTDAINHDPAITLLQTGTQLSGRPSVGAWLSYGLGTADHNLPAFVVMTTRGQGGQPVYSRLWGSGFLPASHQGVRFRSGRDPILFLNNPKGITAAARRNQLDHLRRLHELNEHEFGNSETEARIRQYEMAYRMQTSVPEVTEMADETEATFEMYGPRSRQPGSYAANCILARRLVERGVRCVQLFHRGWDQHGDLPKQIRGQCEETDQPSAALVRDLQARGLLDDTLVIWGGEFGRTSYSQGKLTAVNYGRDHHPRCFSIWLAGGGIQPGITYGETDEFGYNVIRDPVHVHDLQATMLHLFGIDHERLTYKHQGRRFRLTDVYGNVIHPILG; encoded by the coding sequence ATGAATCGAAATATTGAGGTCACCGCTCAGCTGAATCCAAAGTTCGCACTGTCAACGACCGGCCGCTCGCTTTCCGGCCAGCCATTGATTCCACGTGATTCGCTTTTGAACCATGTCACACGACGACATTTGCTGCAACGGACCGGATACGGCGTCGGCGCATTGGCGTTGTCTGAACTTATGTTGTCGGGAGCTGCCCGTGGTGAAACCGGCGTTTCATTGGCGAAGGGTGCCCATTTTTTGCCACGTGCCAGGCGAATGATCTGTTTGTTTCAGAGCGGTGCTCCCTCACAGCTGGATCTGTTTGATCATAAACCAACGCTCCACGCGCTCCATGGAAGTGATCTGCCGGAATCGGTTCGCCAGGGACAGCGTCTGACGAGCATGTCAGCCGGTCAGGCACACTGGCCACTGGCGGGTTCCCGTTTCAGGTTCCGGCAGCATGGCGAATCCGGAGCATGGCTCAGTGAACTCCTGCCCTGTACGGCTGCGATTGCAGACCAGTTGTGTTTTGTGAAGTCACTGCACACTGATGCGATCAATCACGATCCGGCAATCACATTGTTACAGACGGGAACTCAGTTATCAGGACGTCCTTCCGTTGGTGCGTGGCTGAGCTACGGCCTGGGCACTGCAGATCACAATCTCCCGGCATTCGTAGTCATGACCACGCGAGGACAGGGCGGTCAGCCCGTGTACTCACGTCTTTGGGGCAGTGGTTTTCTGCCGGCCAGCCATCAGGGTGTTCGCTTTCGGTCCGGAAGAGACCCGATTCTGTTCCTGAACAACCCGAAGGGTATCACGGCTGCAGCTCGCCGAAATCAGCTAGATCACTTGCGACGACTTCATGAATTGAACGAACATGAATTCGGCAATTCTGAGACGGAGGCGCGCATTCGTCAGTATGAGATGGCGTATCGAATGCAGACATCAGTTCCGGAAGTGACCGAAATGGCAGACGAAACCGAAGCCACGTTTGAAATGTATGGTCCCCGGTCACGACAGCCCGGCAGCTACGCAGCCAACTGTATTCTGGCGCGGCGGCTTGTTGAACGAGGTGTCCGATGTGTGCAGTTGTTTCATCGGGGGTGGGACCAGCACGGAGATTTGCCGAAACAGATTCGCGGTCAGTGTGAGGAAACCGATCAGCCATCAGCCGCTCTTGTTCGCGATCTTCAGGCACGTGGTCTGCTGGATGATACTCTTGTAATTTGGGGCGGTGAATTTGGCCGTACCAGTTATTCTCAGGGAAAATTAACAGCCGTTAACTATGGTCGCGACCATCATCCCCGCTGTTTTTCGATCTGGTTGGCGGGTGGAGGTATTCAGCCGGGAATCACCTACGGTGAGACCGACGAATTCGGCTACAACGTCATTCGTGATCCGGTCCACGTTCACGACCTTCAGGCTACCATGCTGCATCTGTTTGGGATTGACCACGAACGCCTGACTTATAAGCATCAGGGACGCAGATTTCGGTTGACTGATGTCTATGGAAACGTGATCCACCCTATTCTTGGTTGA